A DNA window from Haloactinospora alba contains the following coding sequences:
- a CDS encoding MMPL family transporter: protein MAELLYRLGRACARRARTVITVWLALLVTAGVAFTLFSGNLQDSFSIPDTPTKQVNDEVSEKFSDMGGGTGTVVYRTEDGSSFSEKQREGISDRVEEAADLSGVADVVDPFATESERADQAEKLDEGRTEVENGREKLEESQDELDQAREQAEAAGRLDQMEDELDTKQARIDEQREELEEQSQQLDRGASLQEMASDIRSVSEDGSTALVNVSFTEEREEVSQGTRDAVMAAFEDDPVTGTTVDFDSNIAMSIPSLVSTTEVIGVIVAAVVLMVMLGTLVGAGLPILTALVGVGIATMTAMSLSGLVQMASVTPILGLMLGLAVGIDYALFLVNRHRRQLKQGIGVGESVGLATGTAGNAVVFAGMTVLIALLGLNLTGIGFLGLMGTIGSLAIATAVLVAVTLIPALLSLVGTRILTRRERDRLAAADDAARTGEEDADTGRGTRRMSTGWALVRVAAAVLALGVVALPALDLRLGMPDGSSEPADSTQNRAYEAVADEFGEGQNGTLLVAADVPNPPNDGQTVEDHQLEVAEEIHDLDDVTAVAPVGISNDETLAVFQVMPEEGPSSESTEDLVHTLRGMEPIDDAGELGVAGAASGNIDISEKLSDALPTYLAVVVGLSLVILLLVFRSILVPAVATVGFILSFFAALGSVVAIYQWGWLGGLLGVQNPGPVLSFLPTLLVGILFGLAMDYMLFIGSGMREAYVHGRPARTAVVEGFRAGRAVVTAAAIIMISVFGGFVFSDTMMISSIGFALATGVLLDAFVVRMTLIPALMHLAGDKAWWLPRWLDRILPDIDVEGTRLERHHAGEREQDPTRQPAESGS from the coding sequence ATGGCCGAACTGCTCTACAGACTCGGACGCGCCTGCGCGCGCCGTGCCCGGACCGTCATAACGGTGTGGCTGGCTCTGCTCGTCACCGCCGGTGTGGCGTTCACCCTGTTCTCGGGCAACCTCCAGGACAGCTTCTCGATCCCCGACACTCCGACCAAGCAGGTCAACGATGAGGTGTCGGAAAAGTTCTCGGACATGGGAGGCGGGACCGGAACGGTCGTCTACCGGACCGAGGACGGTTCCTCCTTCTCCGAGAAGCAGCGGGAGGGGATCAGCGACCGCGTCGAGGAGGCGGCCGACCTCTCCGGTGTAGCCGACGTCGTCGACCCGTTCGCCACCGAGTCGGAACGCGCCGATCAGGCGGAGAAGCTCGACGAGGGCCGTACGGAGGTCGAGAACGGCCGGGAGAAACTCGAGGAGAGCCAGGACGAGCTCGACCAGGCCCGGGAACAGGCCGAGGCCGCCGGGAGACTCGACCAGATGGAGGACGAGCTCGACACCAAACAGGCCCGGATCGACGAGCAGCGCGAGGAGCTGGAGGAACAGAGCCAGCAGCTCGACCGGGGCGCGTCCCTGCAGGAGATGGCCTCCGACATCCGCTCGGTCTCCGAGGACGGCAGCACCGCGCTCGTCAACGTCTCCTTCACCGAGGAGCGGGAGGAGGTCTCGCAGGGAACCAGGGACGCCGTGATGGCGGCGTTCGAGGACGACCCCGTAACCGGGACCACCGTCGACTTCGACAGCAACATCGCCATGAGCATCCCCAGCCTCGTCAGTACGACCGAGGTGATCGGGGTGATCGTCGCGGCCGTCGTGCTGATGGTCATGCTGGGCACCCTGGTGGGCGCCGGGCTGCCGATCCTGACGGCCCTGGTCGGCGTCGGCATCGCCACGATGACCGCGATGTCCCTGTCCGGCCTGGTCCAGATGGCGTCGGTGACACCGATCCTCGGCCTCATGCTCGGGCTGGCCGTCGGGATCGACTACGCGCTGTTCCTCGTCAACCGGCATCGCCGCCAGCTCAAACAGGGCATCGGCGTCGGTGAGTCCGTCGGTCTGGCCACCGGAACCGCGGGCAACGCCGTGGTCTTCGCGGGCATGACCGTGCTGATCGCGCTTTTGGGCCTGAACCTGACCGGGATCGGGTTCCTCGGTCTCATGGGAACCATCGGCTCCCTCGCCATCGCGACCGCCGTGCTGGTCGCGGTGACGCTCATCCCGGCCCTGCTCTCGCTGGTCGGGACACGCATCCTGACACGCCGGGAGCGCGACCGGCTGGCCGCGGCGGACGACGCCGCGCGCACCGGCGAGGAGGACGCGGACACCGGACGCGGGACGCGTCGGATGTCGACGGGCTGGGCCCTCGTCCGCGTCGCCGCAGCCGTCCTCGCCCTGGGCGTTGTCGCCCTGCCCGCTCTCGACCTGCGCCTGGGCATGCCGGACGGCTCCTCCGAGCCCGCCGACTCGACCCAGAACCGCGCCTATGAGGCCGTGGCCGACGAGTTCGGGGAGGGGCAGAACGGCACGCTCCTGGTGGCCGCGGACGTGCCCAACCCCCCGAACGACGGGCAGACGGTGGAGGACCACCAGCTGGAGGTCGCCGAGGAGATCCACGACCTGGACGACGTGACGGCGGTGGCCCCCGTCGGGATCTCCAACGACGAGACCCTGGCCGTCTTCCAGGTCATGCCCGAGGAAGGGCCCTCGAGCGAGTCGACCGAGGACCTCGTGCACACCCTCCGCGGCATGGAGCCCATCGACGATGCCGGCGAACTCGGTGTCGCGGGAGCGGCCAGCGGCAACATCGACATCTCCGAGAAGCTCAGCGACGCGCTGCCGACCTACCTCGCGGTGGTCGTGGGACTGTCCCTGGTCATCCTGCTGCTGGTCTTCCGGTCGATCCTCGTTCCGGCCGTCGCGACGGTCGGCTTCATCCTGTCCTTCTTCGCAGCGCTGGGCAGCGTGGTGGCCATCTACCAGTGGGGATGGCTCGGCGGCCTGCTCGGGGTGCAGAACCCGGGGCCGGTGCTGAGCTTCCTGCCCACGCTCCTGGTGGGGATCCTGTTCGGCCTGGCCATGGACTACATGCTGTTCATCGGTTCGGGCATGCGCGAGGCCTACGTGCACGGGCGTCCCGCACGGACCGCCGTCGTGGAGGGCTTTCGGGCCGGCCGGGCGGTGGTCACGGCCGCGGCGATCATCATGATCTCGGTGTTCGGCGGGTTCGTCTTCTCCGACACCATGATGATCAGCTCGATCGGTTTCGCCCTCGCGACCGGTGTGCTGCTCGACGCGTTCGTGGTCCGCATGACGCTCATCCCCGCGCTCATGCACCTGGCCGGCGACAAGGCATGGTGGCTGCCCCGGTGGCTCGACCGGATCCTGCCCGACATCGACGTGGAGGGCACGCGTCTGGAGCGTCATCACGCAGGGGAACGGGAGCAGGACCCGACCCGGCAGCCGGCGGAGTCCGGCTCGTGA
- a CDS encoding CGNR zinc finger domain-containing protein → MNFDSHMEGVLAVTVAAVNLLQPGHRHGRPYPGEATAEEVGACLAAGGSQFPRHTPQTTELETLRTHAARLYTVFSAVEAADMDEACATVNQVMADTGARPTLVRYDDRPWHLHFHAPDAGWATAWAAGMATSLSFVLGSPSAQRLGICSATQCDRVFVDTSRNGTRRFCSTTCQNRTKTAAFRARRAGQSG, encoded by the coding sequence GTGAATTTCGACAGTCACATGGAGGGCGTGCTGGCGGTGACAGTCGCCGCCGTCAACCTGCTGCAGCCGGGACACCGACACGGCCGCCCCTACCCGGGCGAGGCCACTGCCGAGGAGGTCGGCGCGTGCCTGGCCGCCGGCGGGAGCCAGTTCCCGCGGCACACACCCCAGACCACGGAACTGGAGACACTCCGGACCCACGCCGCCCGGCTCTACACGGTGTTCTCCGCCGTCGAGGCCGCCGACATGGACGAGGCCTGCGCGACGGTCAACCAGGTCATGGCCGACACCGGAGCGCGCCCCACCCTCGTGCGCTACGACGACAGGCCCTGGCACCTGCACTTCCACGCGCCCGACGCCGGGTGGGCCACCGCGTGGGCGGCCGGCATGGCCACCTCCCTCTCCTTCGTACTGGGCAGTCCCTCAGCACAGCGACTGGGTATCTGCTCCGCGACCCAGTGCGACCGTGTCTTCGTCGACACCTCCCGCAACGGCACCCGCCGCTTCTGCTCCACCACCTGCCAGAACCGTACGAAGACCGCCGCGTTCCGCGCCCGCCGGGCCGGGCAGAGCGGGTAG
- a CDS encoding class I SAM-dependent methyltransferase, with protein sequence MAAEWIERWERQQEGYIPQREERFAVITDAVAAALSGVDSPVIVDLGCGPGSLIVRLARSLPTATFIGVDAEPLLLGLASAHHDGIATWVRSDLGDPGWVDALPGTIHGAVSSTALHWMHRDSLAGLYRSLAQRTAPGGVFVNADHMPLPDERLQNLSASVYAGQRHRAGVADREDYHEWWDAVLADERLSPVTGARPRPQADSADGAEHHHGSNLLSAAEHARLLQEAGYTSAGPVWQAADDFVVAALR encoded by the coding sequence GTGGCCGCCGAGTGGATCGAACGCTGGGAGCGCCAGCAGGAGGGCTACATCCCCCAGCGGGAGGAACGCTTCGCCGTCATCACCGACGCCGTCGCCGCCGCACTGTCCGGTGTCGACTCCCCGGTCATCGTAGACCTTGGCTGCGGACCCGGTTCCCTCATCGTACGCCTCGCCCGCAGCCTGCCCACGGCGACGTTCATCGGCGTCGACGCCGAACCGCTGCTGCTGGGCCTCGCGAGTGCCCACCACGACGGGATCGCGACCTGGGTGCGGTCCGACCTCGGCGACCCCGGCTGGGTGGACGCCCTTCCCGGCACGATCCACGGCGCCGTGTCCAGTACGGCGCTGCACTGGATGCACCGCGACTCGCTCGCCGGGCTGTACCGCAGCCTCGCCCAGCGCACCGCCCCCGGCGGCGTATTCGTCAACGCCGACCACATGCCCCTGCCCGACGAGCGCCTGCAGAACCTGTCCGCCTCGGTCTACGCGGGTCAGCGTCATCGCGCCGGAGTGGCCGACCGGGAGGACTACCACGAGTGGTGGGACGCGGTCCTCGCCGACGAGCGGCTGTCCCCGGTAACCGGAGCCCGTCCACGCCCCCAGGCGGACTCGGCGGACGGGGCCGAACACCACCATGGCAGCAACCTGCTCAGCGCGGCCGAACACGCCCGGCTGTTGCAGGAGGCCGGTTACACCTCGGCCGGGCCCGTGTGGCAGGCCGCGGACGACTTCGTGGTGGCGGCACTGCGCTGA
- a CDS encoding TetR/AcrR family transcriptional regulator codes for MNSASDRIDRPPEDLTARARIRDAALAQFAERGFKGATVKSIADEAGVSPGLLQHHFGSKDELRHACDEYVLDAFSGLDKFGVTSGEITSPEFMGELFSRSPLITRYIARAMVEGSPAASAVFDTSASVSEEFFRRFWPDRFPEGSDRVRDAAAVLAAMHLSTVVLHERLSQRMDTDVLSAANSSRIALAMFDVYACVADFLESDVGHGIHDAVVKQQQDQPPTNGHDDE; via the coding sequence ATGAATTCAGCTTCCGATCGGATCGACCGGCCGCCCGAGGATCTGACCGCCCGTGCGCGGATCCGGGACGCGGCGCTCGCCCAGTTCGCCGAACGGGGCTTCAAAGGCGCGACAGTCAAGAGCATCGCTGATGAGGCCGGCGTGTCACCCGGCCTCCTGCAGCACCACTTCGGATCCAAAGACGAGCTGCGCCATGCCTGCGACGAGTACGTGCTGGACGCCTTCAGCGGATTGGACAAGTTCGGGGTGACCAGCGGCGAGATCACCAGCCCCGAATTCATGGGTGAGCTGTTCTCCAGGAGTCCGTTGATCACCCGTTACATCGCCCGGGCCATGGTGGAGGGCTCGCCCGCGGCCTCGGCCGTCTTCGACACGAGCGCCTCGGTGTCGGAGGAGTTCTTCCGCAGGTTCTGGCCGGACCGCTTCCCCGAAGGATCGGACAGGGTCCGCGATGCCGCCGCGGTCCTGGCCGCCATGCACCTCTCGACGGTCGTGCTGCACGAGCGGCTGTCGCAGCGGATGGACACGGACGTGCTGAGTGCCGCGAACTCCTCGCGCATCGCCCTGGCGATGTTCGACGTCTACGCCTGCGTGGCGGATTTCCTCGAATCGGACGTCGGCCACGGCATCCACGACGCGGTCGTCAAGCAGCAGCAGGACCAGCCTCCCACGAACGGACACGATGATGAATGA
- a CDS encoding ABC transporter ATP-binding protein — translation MNEAISTRGLVKTYGRTRALNGLDLSVGTGEVHGFLGPNGAGKTSTLRLLLGFLRAESGTARLLGEDPWEKAVELHRRLAYVPGDVTVWPNLTGGEIIDLMTRLRGHANESRRDELIERFQLNPKRKARTHSKGNRQKVALIAALASDVELLLLDEPTSGLDPLMEAVFRQCVEEERGRRTVLLSSHILSEVEELCDRVSIIRDGRIVESGTLAELRYLTRSTITAEVTGPPAGLESLPGVHEPEVDGHRVRCQVDSDHVGSVVAHLGSLGLRDIAISPPTLEELFMRHYQDAPAATAPPGKAL, via the coding sequence ATGAATGAGGCGATCAGCACCCGCGGTCTCGTGAAGACCTACGGGAGGACACGCGCTTTGAACGGCCTGGACCTGAGCGTCGGCACGGGAGAGGTGCATGGCTTTCTGGGCCCGAACGGCGCTGGCAAGACCTCCACTCTGCGCCTCCTCCTGGGGTTCCTGCGGGCCGAGTCCGGTACGGCCCGGCTACTGGGGGAGGATCCCTGGGAGAAGGCGGTCGAGCTGCATCGCAGGCTCGCCTACGTGCCCGGCGACGTCACGGTGTGGCCGAACCTCACCGGCGGCGAGATCATCGACCTGATGACCCGGCTGCGCGGCCACGCCAACGAATCCCGCCGCGACGAGCTGATCGAGCGGTTCCAGCTGAATCCCAAGAGGAAGGCCCGCACCCATTCCAAGGGCAACCGGCAGAAGGTCGCGTTGATCGCGGCGCTGGCGTCCGACGTGGAACTCCTGCTGCTGGACGAGCCCACATCGGGGCTCGACCCCCTGATGGAGGCGGTGTTCCGCCAGTGCGTCGAGGAGGAGCGCGGCCGCCGGACGGTGCTGCTGTCCAGCCACATCCTGTCGGAGGTCGAGGAGCTCTGCGACCGGGTGAGCATCATCCGGGACGGCCGGATCGTGGAGTCCGGAACGCTCGCCGAGCTGCGGTACCTGACCCGGTCCACGATCACCGCTGAGGTGACCGGCCCGCCCGCGGGCCTGGAGTCGCTGCCGGGCGTGCACGAACCGGAGGTCGATGGCCACCGGGTGCGGTGCCAGGTCGACAGCGACCACGTCGGCTCCGTCGTCGCGCACCTCGGTTCGTTGGGACTGCGCGACATCGCCATCAGCCCGCCGACCCTGGAGGAGCTGTTCATGCGCCACTACCAGGACGCTCCGGCAGCCACCGCGCCCCCGGGGAAGGCCCTGTGA
- a CDS encoding ABC transporter permease, producing the protein MSASPAQRRGNPKARTHSGATAGTTQLVRLILRRDRVWLPVWMAAVLGLVGSRATSYPVIYPDAAARRERYSDVMRDVPMFRLFQGPAYDDSLPALMAQETVAAVTLVAALGAAIFVARNTRGEEQAGRRELVGSAAVGRHAQITAALLVVLATGTMLGAASAAVLVGAGMPVAGSLAFGLVVVSAVGIAGILAAVTAQLTESSRVAGASAIALFTGMHFVRGAFDMGDGSFRWFGWLVPNGWLQRTRPYADEQWWPFLLVLVLMAALAWAACALSDRRDLGTGLMATRPGPARAAGSLSTSLGLAWRLHRTTVMVWAIATVAIALPTGLIGAEAMEDYADSERMREWATAMGGAEPSQAFFTYIAFLLGFPITMYAIMTVLRLRQEENSGHAELMLSASVARTRWVASHLAIALASSAGLQLILGLCFGLGSGDLGGMLTTTLSLVPALWVMVGITMAAFGLLHRGAAVVGWGALVVALAVEFGQHVGLPRWIFMTFSPYAHVLPFLGPPSPLTLGTLTVVAAVLIGIGLAGVRRRDMLV; encoded by the coding sequence ATGAGCGCATCCCCCGCCCAGCGGCGCGGAAACCCCAAGGCGCGTACACACAGCGGTGCCACAGCGGGCACCACTCAGCTGGTCCGGCTGATCCTGCGCCGCGACCGGGTGTGGCTGCCGGTATGGATGGCGGCGGTCCTCGGTCTCGTGGGGAGTCGCGCGACGTCCTATCCGGTCATCTATCCCGACGCCGCCGCGCGCCGGGAGCGCTACAGCGACGTCATGCGCGACGTCCCCATGTTCAGGCTGTTCCAGGGGCCCGCCTACGATGACAGCCTGCCCGCGCTGATGGCGCAGGAGACGGTCGCGGCCGTTACGCTGGTCGCCGCCCTCGGCGCCGCGATCTTCGTCGCCCGGAACACCCGGGGCGAGGAACAGGCCGGCCGACGGGAGCTGGTGGGGTCGGCGGCCGTGGGGCGGCACGCCCAGATCACCGCCGCGCTGCTCGTGGTCTTGGCGACCGGGACGATGCTGGGCGCGGCCTCGGCCGCCGTCCTCGTCGGAGCAGGCATGCCCGTCGCGGGATCGTTGGCGTTCGGCCTGGTCGTCGTGTCCGCCGTCGGGATCGCGGGGATCCTGGCCGCTGTGACGGCGCAGCTGACCGAGAGCAGCCGCGTGGCCGGAGCCAGCGCGATCGCGCTGTTCACCGGCATGCATTTCGTGCGTGGTGCCTTCGATATGGGCGACGGGTCCTTCCGCTGGTTCGGTTGGCTGGTGCCCAACGGGTGGCTGCAGCGCACCCGCCCGTACGCGGACGAGCAGTGGTGGCCGTTCCTGCTCGTCCTGGTCCTGATGGCCGCACTCGCCTGGGCCGCCTGTGCGCTGTCCGACCGCCGTGATCTCGGCACGGGCCTGATGGCGACGCGCCCCGGGCCCGCCAGGGCCGCGGGGAGCCTGAGCACTTCACTGGGTCTGGCCTGGCGCCTGCACCGCACGACGGTCATGGTCTGGGCCATCGCCACGGTCGCCATCGCGCTGCCGACGGGGCTCATCGGGGCGGAAGCCATGGAGGACTACGCCGACAGCGAGCGGATGCGGGAATGGGCCACCGCGATGGGAGGGGCAGAGCCCAGCCAGGCGTTCTTCACCTACATCGCCTTCCTCCTGGGGTTCCCGATCACCATGTACGCGATCATGACGGTGCTGCGCCTCCGTCAGGAGGAGAACAGCGGGCATGCCGAGCTCATGCTGTCGGCCTCGGTGGCGAGGACGCGCTGGGTCGCCAGCCACCTGGCGATCGCCCTGGCGAGCTCCGCGGGGTTGCAGCTGATCCTTGGGCTGTGCTTCGGGCTGGGCAGCGGTGACCTGGGAGGCATGCTCACCACCACGCTGAGCCTGGTCCCCGCACTGTGGGTCATGGTCGGGATCACTATGGCGGCCTTCGGCCTGCTGCATCGCGGTGCCGCGGTTGTCGGCTGGGGCGCGCTGGTCGTCGCCCTCGCGGTGGAGTTCGGCCAGCACGTCGGCTTGCCCCGGTGGATCTTCATGACGTTCTCCCCGTACGCCCACGTGCTCCCCTTCCTCGGCCCCCCGAGTCCACTCACCCTCGGCACGCTCACGGTGGTAGCGGCGGTGCTCATCGGTATCGGCCTCGCCGGGGTGCGGCGCCGGGACATGCTCGTGTGA
- a CDS encoding DDE-type integrase/transposase/recombinase, with translation MPTEQGWLYLAVVMDLFSRRIVGWAMASHMRTDPVCDALAMAVTARRPRTGLIHHSDKGSQYTSLAFGHRCEQVGIRPSTGRSGSCFDNAVTESFFASLETELIDRTTFTTRADAEREVFSYTEATSEVQCVAHRLQAGGSHAALLDPQQELHWGAADLHGTADPGRCGARHVAAFQGSHSQGPVHPARLARRHDHPVRLTHWAIALPVSADPREKPDERRPVPVRAHRVRGTAG, from the coding sequence GTGCCCACCGAGCAGGGATGGCTCTACCTCGCGGTGGTCATGGACCTATTCTCGCGACGCATCGTGGGCTGGGCCATGGCCAGCCACATGCGCACCGATCCGGTCTGCGACGCCCTGGCCATGGCCGTAACTGCCCGCCGGCCCCGGACCGGGCTGATCCACCACTCGGACAAGGGCTCGCAATATACGAGTCTGGCCTTCGGCCACCGCTGCGAACAGGTCGGCATCCGCCCCTCCACCGGGCGCAGCGGCTCCTGCTTCGACAACGCCGTCACTGAGAGCTTCTTCGCCTCGCTGGAGACCGAACTGATCGACCGCACCACGTTCACCACCCGTGCCGACGCCGAACGCGAGGTGTTCTCCTACACCGAAGCAACTTCAGAAGTTCAATGTGTGGCCCATCGATTACAGGCTGGAGGTTCGCATGCTGCCCTGCTGGATCCGCAACAGGAACTGCACTGGGGTGCCGCAGACCTCCATGGAACGGCGGACCCTGGACGTTGCGGTGCGAGACACGTAGCGGCGTTCCAGGGGAGCCATAGCCAGGGTCCCGTTCACCCAGCGCGGCTCGCCCGACGCCATGATCACCCAGTACGCCTGACCCACTGGGCGATCGCTCTCCCGGTGAGCGCCGACCCGCGCGAGAAGCCGGACGAGAGAAGACCCGTTCCGGTACGGGCGCACCGTGTCAGGGGCACCGCAGGGTGA
- a CDS encoding sensor histidine kinase → MFYGEGEERRLRAAFGDGPVRLWKWWWERRHRLADWFLAVCAFPWNALFTLAPGGDLIRALTAPLLAVDMPSPLQFAVLGTQALALALALVLPVAVSLTLLVRRTRPNWLMSTALVLLLFFGNPVPCMLGLYSYASWFTDRRRLALWSALMVAAVAGTSLVSQNGIAVTFLFLVMGVALPLTLGLWVGTRRQLIGNLRERAERLEREQHLLADRAINAERTRIAREMHDVVAHRVSMMVLRAGGLEVNAPDERTAEAAGLIRTTGRKALGELREILGVLRESTDGPGEAPTAPQPVLSDLARLVGEWRSAGMGVELVTGGRPRPLPAQAERTAFRVVQEALTNAGRHAPGAGVQVRVDYGERDLEVAVSNEPRPPRAPGAPEPPRGGGYGLAGLRERIVLAEGTLTAGPYPDGGWQVRAVLPLTGDG, encoded by the coding sequence GTGTTCTATGGGGAAGGCGAGGAGCGGCGCCTGCGCGCCGCGTTCGGAGACGGACCGGTCCGGCTATGGAAGTGGTGGTGGGAGCGCCGCCACCGGCTCGCCGACTGGTTCCTGGCCGTGTGCGCCTTTCCCTGGAACGCGCTGTTCACCCTGGCGCCCGGCGGGGACCTGATCAGGGCCCTGACCGCACCCCTGCTCGCGGTGGACATGCCCTCCCCGCTCCAGTTCGCGGTCCTGGGCACCCAGGCCCTGGCTCTGGCCCTGGCCCTGGTTCTGCCCGTCGCGGTCTCGCTCACCCTCCTGGTGCGCCGGACCCGCCCGAACTGGCTGATGAGCACCGCCCTGGTGCTCCTGCTGTTCTTCGGCAACCCCGTGCCCTGCATGCTCGGCCTGTACTCCTACGCCTCCTGGTTCACCGACCGGCGGCGGCTCGCCCTGTGGAGCGCGCTGATGGTGGCGGCCGTCGCGGGCACCTCCCTGGTGTCGCAGAACGGCATCGCGGTGACCTTCCTCTTCCTCGTCATGGGCGTCGCCCTGCCGCTCACCCTGGGGCTGTGGGTGGGCACCCGCCGCCAGCTGATCGGCAACCTGCGCGAGCGCGCCGAGCGCCTGGAGCGCGAGCAGCACCTGCTGGCCGACCGGGCCATCAACGCCGAGCGCACCCGGATCGCCCGCGAGATGCACGACGTGGTGGCGCACCGGGTCAGCATGATGGTGCTGCGGGCCGGCGGACTGGAGGTGAACGCACCCGACGAGCGCACCGCCGAGGCGGCCGGACTAATCCGCACCACCGGGCGCAAGGCGCTGGGGGAGCTGCGGGAGATCCTGGGCGTGCTGCGCGAGTCGACCGACGGGCCGGGGGAGGCGCCCACCGCCCCCCAGCCGGTCCTGTCCGACCTGGCCCGGCTGGTGGGGGAGTGGCGCTCGGCCGGCATGGGCGTGGAGTTGGTCACCGGGGGCCGTCCCCGGCCGCTGCCCGCCCAGGCCGAGCGGACCGCCTTCCGGGTCGTGCAGGAGGCGCTGACCAACGCTGGCCGGCACGCGCCCGGGGCCGGGGTACAGGTCAGGGTCGACTACGGGGAGCGCGACCTGGAGGTGGCGGTGTCCAACGAACCGCGCCCGCCGCGCGCGCCGGGCGCGCCCGAGCCGCCGAGGGGCGGGGGGTACGGTCTGGCAGGGCTGCGCGAGCGGATCGTGCTTGCGGAGGGGACGCTGACCGCTGGGCCCTACCCGGACGGGGGCTGGCAGGTGCGGGCGGTGTTGCCGCTCACCGGGGACGGCTGA
- a CDS encoding ABC transporter ATP-binding protein produces MSQTAAVAAPDDSTQAPPVVTARSLSKVYGADDSAVRALDGVSVEFARGHYTAIMGPSGSGKSTLMHCLAGLDTASSGTVHLDRTDITRLNDRQLTQLRRERIGFIFQSFNLLPMLTAEQNILLPAQIAKRKVDRERFERLIDVVGLRDRLDHLPSKLSGGQQQRVAVARALLGAPEVVYADEPTGNLDSRSGAGVLSFLRDSARDMGQTIVMVTHDPMAASYADRVIFLHDGQLVDEVHAPTAETISDRLLKLES; encoded by the coding sequence GTGAGCCAGACCGCAGCGGTGGCCGCACCCGACGACAGCACACAGGCACCCCCCGTGGTGACGGCACGGAGCCTCTCCAAGGTGTACGGGGCCGACGACTCGGCCGTCCGGGCGCTCGACGGGGTCAGCGTCGAATTCGCCCGAGGCCACTACACCGCCATCATGGGCCCCTCGGGCTCGGGCAAGTCCACCCTGATGCACTGCCTGGCCGGGCTGGACACCGCCAGCTCCGGCACCGTGCACCTGGACCGCACCGACATCACCCGGCTCAACGACCGGCAGCTCACCCAGCTGCGCCGGGAGCGCATCGGCTTCATCTTCCAGTCGTTCAACCTGCTGCCGATGCTCACCGCCGAGCAGAACATCCTGCTGCCGGCGCAGATCGCCAAGCGCAAGGTGGACCGGGAGCGCTTCGAGCGGCTGATCGACGTGGTCGGCCTGCGCGACCGGCTGGACCACCTGCCGTCCAAGCTCTCCGGTGGCCAGCAGCAGCGCGTGGCGGTCGCCCGGGCCCTACTGGGTGCCCCCGAGGTGGTCTACGCCGACGAGCCCACCGGCAACCTCGACTCGCGCTCGGGCGCCGGCGTACTGTCCTTCCTGCGCGACTCCGCCCGCGACATGGGCCAGACCATCGTGATGGTGACCCACGACCCGATGGCCGCCTCCTACGCCGACCGGGTGATCTTCCTGCATGACGGGCAGCTGGTCGACGAGGTGCACGCGCCCACCGCCGAGACCATCTCGGACCGACTGCTGAAGCTGGAGTCCTGA